In Artemia franciscana chromosome 14, ASM3288406v1, whole genome shotgun sequence, the genomic stretch ctgtagacaatttctttggaaaacaccCAACAAATCCTCCTCTGTCTTCAATGTTCccacgtttcagaaccatacttgaccagtCCCATCACTGTGGCTTCTCAAATTTATCTTGAGAAGtgctcaggcacttctcaattattaatccaagagtgaaaatttggtcaacgcAACCTCTCCCCTTCCTAGagccaaaacaaatttttgggtaccaaaaacaatctgtagacaatttctttggaaaacaccCAACAAACCCTCCTCTGTCTTCAAAGTTCccacgtttcagaaccatacttgaccagtCCCATCACTGTGGCTTCTCAAATTTATCTTGAGAAGTGCTCAGGCACTTCACAATTATTAAtccaagagtgaaaatttggtcaacgcAACCTCTCCCCTTCCTAGagccaaaacaaatttttgggtaccaaaaacaatctgtagacaatttttttggaaaacaccCAACAAATCCTCCTCTGTCTTCAAAGTTCccacgtttcagaaccatacttgaccagtCCCATCACTGTGGCTTCTCAAATTTATCTTGGTTCGGAAacttgtcttcctattcttgCAAATCATTTCCAACTGTGAAAAACGCCCTGGGCCtaggctattctacttttaatggttaattttttaacattaattatttCAGAGAGAATCCGCTCTTCATTGATGATGTTGGAACTCAAATTGAAATGGATAATAAGAACAATAGTGACCGAATCAATTCAGACAGTTCGGGATATGGAAGTGAGCGACGAACTGAAATGCTCAAAAAGCTAAGTGACAAATTACTTGATAAACTTAATCCTGATCTTTCAGATTCAGGTGGCAATAACAAGAATAGCTGTATACGATCAATAgatattaaaaagaagagtgATCTAAAAAATACTGATAGAATGAACGAGTTTAGTAGGGAAAGTACCGACCCTCTTCCAGCCGGATTTATGTTTCAGAACCCAAAATTTGTGCGAGGAATTTTAGTAACAACACGCATAAAGCCAATATTTGATTCTTACGAAAGTGGTACCGGTCCTACAAGCATCGTTCTAAGAAGCTTGCCAAGTGTTCAAATAGTTCCCAAGCCAGTTTTTCCAAAAGATAAGTTTGATAATACAGGTTCTGAACAGAGGTTAGAAATACCTTTAAATCGTATTAACCATGACTATGTTGCCAACATTCTTGTTTCAACTAAGTATACCATACCCTCAAGCAACAATACCACCTCTCTTCTTAACAATTCCCTATTAGGATTAGAATACAGCTATAACTCTATTTTTGTGCCGGAGAAAGACCATCTTAGAGACAGTCGGAGCGATGAAGAAGCTATTCGAGAGCTATCCGAAAGCCTAGGAAAAAGTCAATCGGTCGTAACCGTCACAAATGCTCTAAAGAATTCCCAGTATATGAACTTCGATTCTTTTACCTCCCATTACTACCATTTGCCAAATGTAATTCCTTCCATGAAAAATAATTTCGGAAGACAGTCATTAAGAATGAGTGCCAATGAAGGACTAAAGACGTATGTGGATGTTGAAAGTGCAGTGGCAAGAAAAGTTACTTTTTCTGAAGAAACTGTAGAAAATTCAGAGAGCAACACTGGATTAAATTACGAAAGTGAAAAAGACAATAGTGATCCATATAGAGAaagtaaataccaagtgcaTGAACATTTGAGATTATCACATTATGGTGTTTACATGGAACCtgtgagaaaagaaaaaagtattttagcaGACCAGCAAAGGATTTGGGAAAATTACTATGGTGTCCCTGACAAAGACATTGGAAGATATCATAATGGATTGCATTgtaaggtaatagctatgtatatttattcattttaataatcaGAAAATTCACGAGGATagtatattttattcttatacAGGGTTTTGAGATCGAAATATATGGGATGAATGTAGGACATCCATAATTAGGTTTTTGTGTTCCGTAAAGAacacttatttttcttcttcatgttTCGCCTTTTGCATAAAATCTTAGGTTTACTCTAATGATAGTTTTCAGGATTGTTTACATGAATAGGTTCACATGATGTTGAGTTCCTTCGACAACTCAACATCACAAATAAAACAGGAGGCAGGAACCTAAGCCCGTAAGATACCAGGCTGATTATTAGATACTAAAATATGAGGTTCGCATTGTTACACTGAATcagaaaaaagaaccaaaattttcaattggtCGTAGTTCTAGCCtcatcattttttaaaaattcctttgCTATGAAAATTGCTTTCTTGATCGAAACCAGAGTATCCATTATAAAGATTTTTTAGAGCAGTTTTGTGTTTTGAACTCAAAAACTCAATTGTGTTTTTTACCCCTCGATTCCACTtaactgatttttgaaatatatttggcTGAAATACTacaaattaaacccaaaacttTCAAGACTCCTTACGTAAAATATACGGATACTGGAAAATATAGCTTATATTCTTGGATTTTGCGCATAAAACTGCATTAGAAATCTTTTCTACGCATCTGTTCTTTTGCTTCTGTTCTTTTCCAAAAGCtctatatttaga encodes the following:
- the LOC136035290 gene encoding uncharacterized protein LOC136035290 isoform X1, yielding MAALIKWKEAGDEERSLVHFENTKKKKRQILTSDPLAALAVHRKSRILRSRTPEKIYSVTRENPLFIDDVGTQIEMDNKNNSDRINSDSSGYGSERRTEMLKKLSDKLLDKLNPDLSDSGGNNKNSCIRSIDIKKKSDLKNTDRMNEFSRESTDPLPAGFMFQNPKFVRGILVTTRIKPIFDSYESGTGPTSIVLRSLPSVQIVPKPVFPKDKFDNTGSEQRLEIPLNRINHDYVANILVSTKYTIPSSNNTTSLLNNSLLGLEYSYNSIFVPEKDHLRDSRSDEEAIRELSESLGKSQSVVTVTNALKNSQYMNFDSFTSHYYHLPNVIPSMKNNFGRQSLRMSANEGLKTYVDVESAVARKVTFSEETVENSESNTGLNYESEKDNSDPYRESKYQVHEHLRLSHYGVYMEPVRKEKSILADQQRIWENYYGVPDKDIGRYHNGLHCKDSSSTCIDFTLDAQRLVLIAEKEKKDTVYRRMCCSTIVLLGIAVFVIIIIGIVTFFAHIQEQY
- the LOC136035290 gene encoding uncharacterized protein LOC136035290 isoform X2; translation: MSLTVYMLLYEILTKIRENPLFIDDVGTQIEMDNKNNSDRINSDSSGYGSERRTEMLKKLSDKLLDKLNPDLSDSGGNNKNSCIRSIDIKKKSDLKNTDRMNEFSRESTDPLPAGFMFQNPKFVRGILVTTRIKPIFDSYESGTGPTSIVLRSLPSVQIVPKPVFPKDKFDNTGSEQRLEIPLNRINHDYVANILVSTKYTIPSSNNTTSLLNNSLLGLEYSYNSIFVPEKDHLRDSRSDEEAIRELSESLGKSQSVVTVTNALKNSQYMNFDSFTSHYYHLPNVIPSMKNNFGRQSLRMSANEGLKTYVDVESAVARKVTFSEETVENSESNTGLNYESEKDNSDPYRESKYQVHEHLRLSHYGVYMEPVRKEKSILADQQRIWENYYGVPDKDIGRYHNGLHCKDSSSTCIDFTLDAQRLVLIAEKEKKDTVYRRMCCSTIVLLGIAVFVIIIIGIVTFFAHIQEQY